One genomic region from Rosa rugosa chromosome 1, drRosRugo1.1, whole genome shotgun sequence encodes:
- the LOC133743241 gene encoding uncharacterized protein LOC133743241, translated as MFPLNFESLNLTNMPTTASSLFSAYASLTAFIMLVRSIVDQLIPHELRYYIYSAFGRLFTPRPSDLTLIVDECCGMVQNQIYEAAEVYLRTKISPLNDRLRVKKAPRQKNITVTIEKGEEIKDSFDGININWRFVCSGGENEQNRHAQQKRQFELTVNKKHRVKVIESYLPYVLDRAEAIKNEDKVVKLYSQEGSYDPYDDESNSDWSSINLEHPATFETLAMDAEVKRTIIEDLDRFLRRREFYKKVGKAWKRGYLLYGPPGTGKSSLIAAMANYLKFDIYDVELTSIEDNSELRRILLTTTNRSILVIEDIDCSVEVQNRECEEEDHQPSNTKLTLSGLLNFIDGLWSSCGDERIIVFTTNHKHKIDPALLRPGRMDVHIHMSYCTPSGFRILASNYLGMHESNPHRLCGEVEELIESSKVTPAEIAEQLMKSEDADVALEGLVDFLKRKKEESNKIGDEGTNKSEIQETDQNAEKRSSVSSDDELESSLSDAQRFTVTFPMYPIDFKDMPTSASSLFSAYASMAAFIMLVRSMVDQLLPPELRSYIYSFIHQFFYTPRSLDMTIIIDEKCGYINNQVYEAAEVYLQTKLSDSNERLRVTKTPGQKSLNIAVDKDQEIIDFFDGVKLRWHFVCAEDKNSGSGGDDEKRKFELIFPKKHRTKVIDSYLSHVLARANAIREEEKVLKLDSQLTQHSGSVDLEHPSTFDTLAMDPELKRTIIEDLDRFVRRKDFYRKVGKAWKRGYLLYGPPGTGKSSLIAAMANYLKFDVYDLELTSVYNNSELRRIMLSTSNRSILVIEDIDCTVDIQNRESEEDNSEQSNTRVTLSGLLNFIDGLWSSCGDERIIVFTTNNKDKLDPALLRPGRMDVHIHMSYCTPSGFRVLASNYLGIHESNPHRLCGEIEGLIESTEVTPAEIAEELMKSDDVDVALEGLVNFLKRKKSERSKINDEGSRGTNNIEIEETNEDAERKQA; from the exons ATGTTTCCACTCAATTTTGAGAGTCTCAATCTCACAAACATGCCCACAACGGCATCGTCCTTGTTCTCAGCCTATGCCTCCCTCACCGCATTCATAATGTTGGTCCGTTCCATAGTTGATCAGTTGATCCCCCACGAGCTCCGCTACTACATCTACTCGGCCTTCGGCCGCCTCTTCACCCCTCGCCCCTCCGACCTCACTCTCATCGTCGATGAGTGCTGCGGCATGGTTCAAAACCAAATCTATGAGGCAGCGGAGGTCTACCTCCGGACCAAGATCAGTCCCCTAAACGACCGTCTCCGGGTGAAAAAGGCACCTCGGCAGAAGAACATTACCGTCACGATTGAAAAGGGTGAAGAAATCAAAGACAGTTTCGACGGGATAAACATCAACTGGCGTTTTGTGTGCAGCGGAGGAGAGAATGAGCAGAACCGCCATGCGCAACAGAAGCGTCAGTTTGAGCTGACAGTGAATAAGAAACATCGAGTCAAAGTAATTGAGTCCTACTTGCCGTATGTGCTTGACAGGGCCGAGGCCATTAAGAATGAGGACAAGGTTGTGAAGCTCTATAGCCAAGAGGGGTCATATGATCCGTATGATGATGAATCCAATTCGGACTGGAGTTCGATAAATCTGGAGCATCCGGCTACCTTTGAGACACTTGCCATGGATGCCGAGGTTAAGAGAACGATCATTGAGGATCTGGATAGGTTTTTAAGGAGGAGGGAGTTTTATAAGAAGGTTGGGAAGGCCTGGAAAAGAGGGTATTTGTTGTATGGTCCACCCGGGACTGGCAAATCCAGCTTGATTGCTGCCATGGCTAATTATCTCAAGTTTGATATATATGATGTGGAGCTTACTAGTATTGAAGACAACTCGGAGTTGAGGAGGATACTGCTGACTACGACAAACCGTTCTATCTTGGTCATTGAGGATATTGATTGCAGTGTGGAGGTGCAAAACCGGGAATGTGAGGAGGAAGATCATCAACCATCTAACACCAAGTTAACACTCTCCGGCCTACTGAACTTTATAGATGGTTTGTGGTCAAGCTGCGGAGATGAGAGAATCATTGTGTTCACCACCAACCACAAGCACAAGATAGACCCGGCATTGTTGCGTCCTGGTCGAATGGATGTGCACATTCACATGTCATATTGCACTCCAAGCGGGTTCAGGATCTTGGCCTCTAACTACCTTGGTATGCATGAAAGCAATCCTCATCGCCTATGCGGAGAAGTTGAGGAGTTAATAGAGAGCTCAAAGGTCACCCCCGCGGAGATTGCTGAGCAGCTCATGAAGAGTGAGGATGCTGATGTTGCTCTTGAAGGACTTGTTGATTTcctgaaaagaaagaaggaagagagcAATAAAATTGGGGATGAAGGGACTAATAAATCTGAAATTCAAGAAACAGATCAAAACGCAGAAAAGCGGAGCTCAGTCAGTAgcgatgatgaacttgaatcttCTCTTTCAGATGCTCAA AGATTCACAGTCACATTTCCAATGTATCCTATCGATTTCAAAGACATGCCCACCTCGGCTTCGTCCTTGTTCTCGGCCTATGCCTCAATGGCGGCATTCATCATGTTGGTCCGCTCCATGGTGGACCAACTCCTTCCTCCTGAGTTGCGTTCATATATTTACTCATTTATTCACCAATTCTTCTACACCCCTCGATCGTTGGACATGACAATTATTATTGATGAGAAGTGTGGCTACATCAACAATCAAGTTTATGAAGCAGCGGAAGTCTACCTCCAGACCAAGCTAAGTGATTCGAATGAGCGTCTCCGAGTGACCAAAACACCAGGGCAGAAGAGTCTCAACATTGCCGTTGACAAAGACCAAGAAATCATCGATTTCTTCGATGGCGTTAAGCTTCGGTGGCATTTTGTGTGCGCTGAAGACAAGAATAGTGGTTCTGGTGGTGATGATGAAAAGCGTAAGTTTGAGCTGATTTTTCCCAAGAAGCACAGGACCAAGGTGATAGATTCGTACCTGTCACATGTGTTGGCTCGGGCTAATGCAATTAGAGAAGAGGAAAAGGTTCTTAAGCTTGATTCCCAGCTGACCCAGCATTCGGGTTCAGTAGATCTGGAGCACCCATCAACTTTCGACACATTAGCTATGGACCCCGAGCTTAAGAGGACGATTATCGAGGATTTGGATAGGTTTGTGAGGAGGAAGGACTTCTATAGGAAGGTTGGCAAGGCTTGGAAAAGAGGGTATTTGTTGTATGGTCCACCTGGTACTGGCAAATCAAGCTTGATTGCAGCCATGGCTAATTATCTCAAGTTTGATGTGTATGATTTGGAGCTTACTAGTGTTTATAACAACTCGGAATTGAGGAGGATAATGCTGTCTACCTCAAATCGttctattttggtcattgagGATATTGATTGCACTGTGGACATACAAAATAGGGAATCTGAGGAGGATAATAGTGAACAATCTAACACCAGG GTAACGCTCTCAGGCCTATTGAACTTCATAGATGGTCTGTGGTCGAGCTGTGGTGACGAGAGAATTATTGTGTTCACCACCAACAACAAGGATAAATTAGACCCTGCATTGCTGCGTCCTGGTCGAATGGACGTGCACATTCACATGTCCTATTGCACCCCGAGCGGGTTCAGGGTCTTAGCCTCTAACTACCTTGGAATTCATGAAAGTAACCCTCATCGTCTTTGTGGAGAAATTGAAGGTTTGATAGAAAGCACTGAGGTTACCCCTGCAGAAATTGCTGAGGAGCTTATGAAGAGTGATGATGTTGATGTTGCTCTTGAAGGACTCGTCAATTTCctcaaaagaaagaaatccGAGAGGAGTAAAATAAACGATGAGGGGAGTCGGGGGACTAAcaacattgaaattgaagaaacaaatgaagaTGCAGAGAGAAAACAGGCTTGA